The following proteins are co-located in the Acipenser ruthenus chromosome 35, fAciRut3.2 maternal haplotype, whole genome shotgun sequence genome:
- the LOC117962358 gene encoding nucleoside diphosphate-linked moiety X motif 17-like isoform X1 → MYFLYLQSSESRRITLVDSRPEYIYEFKPLIPEMMAKVRRVLVYLSKENSLPRCVEFVQSITGHFAGCHDDRVMVSCVLEDNKFIVSDREAEDIRKTPVLLRRPSFCPFKHLSVSEASMLPLDILDRGVDVGVAVLLQSANQKVLLTRRASSLAIFPNVWVPPGGHLELDEKLLDAGLRELREETGISLKPEEFSSHMLGLWESVFPPMLSRGLPRRHHIVTYLLLQSTQTHLQLQDRLCPEPREVSGCVWVDPSLIRAIVSTVDGAEHSGKAPANLPQTVRVTEVCSDGALLTSELPVSVLLNTAPPEGPDVERISTGTKYALELWLKAMETGPDSTSTQQ, encoded by the exons ATGTACTTCCTGTATCTACAGAGTTCAGAAAGCAGG CGGATAACTTTGGTTGACAGCCGTCCTGAATATATTTACGAATTCAAACCGCTG ATTCCTGAAATGATGGCAAAAGTAAGAAGAGTTTTAGTTTATCTTTCCAAAGAGAACTCGCTGCCACGGTGTGTGGAATTTGTGCAG AGTATCACAGGTCACTTTGCTGGTTGTCATGACGACAGGGTCATGGTCAGCTGTGTCCTGGAGGACAATAAGTTTATTGTGTCTGACCGGGAGGCTGAGGACATTCGCAAAACGCCGGTACTGCTGAGG aGGCCCTCGTTCTGTCCATTCAAGCACCTGTCAGTCAGCGAAGCCTCCATGCTCCCATTGGACATCTTGGACAGGGGCGTGGATGTGGGTGTGGCTGTCTTGCTGCAGTCAGCCAATCAAAAGGTCTTACTGACCAGAAGGGCCTCTAGTCTAGCCATCTTCCCAAATGTCTGGGTCCCGCCAG GGGGTCATTTGGAATTGGATGAAAAG CTGCTGGATGCTGGTCTAAGGGAGCTGCGAGAGGAGACTGGAATCAGTTTGAAACCTGAGGAGTTCTCCTCTCACATGCTTGGTCTATGGGAA tcaGTATTCCCCCCCATGTTGAGTCGAGGGTTGCCACGGAGACATCACATCGTCACCTATCTGCTGTTACAGAGCACACAGACCCACCTGCAGCTCCAG GACAGACTGTGTCCAGAGCCCCGAGAGGTCAGTGGCTGTGTTTGGGTTGACCCCTCCCTGATCCGAGCCATTGTGTCCACTGTCGACGGAGCAGAGCATTCTGGGAAAGCACCTGCCAACCTGCCTCAGACTGTCAG ggtAACGGAAGTCTGTAGTGATGGCGCTCTGCTGACCTCGGAGctccctgtctctgtgctgttGAATACAGCGCCCCCCGAAGGCCCCGATGTGGAACGCATCAGCACTGGGACCAAATATGCTCTGGAGTTGTGGCTGAAAGCCATGGAGACTGGGCCAGACAGCACAAGCACACAGCAATAG
- the LOC117962358 gene encoding nucleoside diphosphate-linked moiety X motif 17-like isoform X4, with amino-acid sequence MYFLYLQSSESRRITLVDSRPEYIYEFKPLIPEMMAKVRRVLVYLSKENSLPRCVEFVQRPSFCPFKHLSVSEASMLPLDILDRGVDVGVAVLLQSANQKVLLTRRASSLAIFPNVWVPPGGHLELDEKLLDAGLRELREETGISLKPEEFSSHMLGLWESVFPPMLSRGLPRRHHIVTYLLLQSTQTHLQLQDRLCPEPREVSGCVWVDPSLIRAIVSTVDGAEHSGKAPANLPQTVRVTEVCSDGALLTSELPVSVLLNTAPPEGPDVERISTGTKYALELWLKAMETGPDSTSTQQ; translated from the exons ATGTACTTCCTGTATCTACAGAGTTCAGAAAGCAGG CGGATAACTTTGGTTGACAGCCGTCCTGAATATATTTACGAATTCAAACCGCTG ATTCCTGAAATGATGGCAAAAGTAAGAAGAGTTTTAGTTTATCTTTCCAAAGAGAACTCGCTGCCACGGTGTGTGGAATTTGTGCAG aGGCCCTCGTTCTGTCCATTCAAGCACCTGTCAGTCAGCGAAGCCTCCATGCTCCCATTGGACATCTTGGACAGGGGCGTGGATGTGGGTGTGGCTGTCTTGCTGCAGTCAGCCAATCAAAAGGTCTTACTGACCAGAAGGGCCTCTAGTCTAGCCATCTTCCCAAATGTCTGGGTCCCGCCAG GGGGTCATTTGGAATTGGATGAAAAG CTGCTGGATGCTGGTCTAAGGGAGCTGCGAGAGGAGACTGGAATCAGTTTGAAACCTGAGGAGTTCTCCTCTCACATGCTTGGTCTATGGGAA tcaGTATTCCCCCCCATGTTGAGTCGAGGGTTGCCACGGAGACATCACATCGTCACCTATCTGCTGTTACAGAGCACACAGACCCACCTGCAGCTCCAG GACAGACTGTGTCCAGAGCCCCGAGAGGTCAGTGGCTGTGTTTGGGTTGACCCCTCCCTGATCCGAGCCATTGTGTCCACTGTCGACGGAGCAGAGCATTCTGGGAAAGCACCTGCCAACCTGCCTCAGACTGTCAG ggtAACGGAAGTCTGTAGTGATGGCGCTCTGCTGACCTCGGAGctccctgtctctgtgctgttGAATACAGCGCCCCCCGAAGGCCCCGATGTGGAACGCATCAGCACTGGGACCAAATATGCTCTGGAGTTGTGGCTGAAAGCCATGGAGACTGGGCCAGACAGCACAAGCACACAGCAATAG
- the LOC117962358 gene encoding nucleoside diphosphate-linked moiety X motif 17-like isoform X2 — protein MYFLYLQSSESRIPEMMAKVRRVLVYLSKENSLPRCVEFVQSITGHFAGCHDDRVMVSCVLEDNKFIVSDREAEDIRKTPVLLRRPSFCPFKHLSVSEASMLPLDILDRGVDVGVAVLLQSANQKVLLTRRASSLAIFPNVWVPPGGHLELDEKLLDAGLRELREETGISLKPEEFSSHMLGLWESVFPPMLSRGLPRRHHIVTYLLLQSTQTHLQLQDRLCPEPREVSGCVWVDPSLIRAIVSTVDGAEHSGKAPANLPQTVRVTEVCSDGALLTSELPVSVLLNTAPPEGPDVERISTGTKYALELWLKAMETGPDSTSTQQ, from the exons ATGTACTTCCTGTATCTACAGAGTTCAGAAAGCAGG ATTCCTGAAATGATGGCAAAAGTAAGAAGAGTTTTAGTTTATCTTTCCAAAGAGAACTCGCTGCCACGGTGTGTGGAATTTGTGCAG AGTATCACAGGTCACTTTGCTGGTTGTCATGACGACAGGGTCATGGTCAGCTGTGTCCTGGAGGACAATAAGTTTATTGTGTCTGACCGGGAGGCTGAGGACATTCGCAAAACGCCGGTACTGCTGAGG aGGCCCTCGTTCTGTCCATTCAAGCACCTGTCAGTCAGCGAAGCCTCCATGCTCCCATTGGACATCTTGGACAGGGGCGTGGATGTGGGTGTGGCTGTCTTGCTGCAGTCAGCCAATCAAAAGGTCTTACTGACCAGAAGGGCCTCTAGTCTAGCCATCTTCCCAAATGTCTGGGTCCCGCCAG GGGGTCATTTGGAATTGGATGAAAAG CTGCTGGATGCTGGTCTAAGGGAGCTGCGAGAGGAGACTGGAATCAGTTTGAAACCTGAGGAGTTCTCCTCTCACATGCTTGGTCTATGGGAA tcaGTATTCCCCCCCATGTTGAGTCGAGGGTTGCCACGGAGACATCACATCGTCACCTATCTGCTGTTACAGAGCACACAGACCCACCTGCAGCTCCAG GACAGACTGTGTCCAGAGCCCCGAGAGGTCAGTGGCTGTGTTTGGGTTGACCCCTCCCTGATCCGAGCCATTGTGTCCACTGTCGACGGAGCAGAGCATTCTGGGAAAGCACCTGCCAACCTGCCTCAGACTGTCAG ggtAACGGAAGTCTGTAGTGATGGCGCTCTGCTGACCTCGGAGctccctgtctctgtgctgttGAATACAGCGCCCCCCGAAGGCCCCGATGTGGAACGCATCAGCACTGGGACCAAATATGCTCTGGAGTTGTGGCTGAAAGCCATGGAGACTGGGCCAGACAGCACAAGCACACAGCAATAG
- the LOC117962358 gene encoding nucleoside diphosphate-linked moiety X motif 17-like isoform X3, whose translation MLHRITLVDSRPEYIYEFKPLIPEMMAKVRRVLVYLSKENSLPRCVEFVQSITGHFAGCHDDRVMVSCVLEDNKFIVSDREAEDIRKTPVLLRRPSFCPFKHLSVSEASMLPLDILDRGVDVGVAVLLQSANQKVLLTRRASSLAIFPNVWVPPGGHLELDEKLLDAGLRELREETGISLKPEEFSSHMLGLWESVFPPMLSRGLPRRHHIVTYLLLQSTQTHLQLQDRLCPEPREVSGCVWVDPSLIRAIVSTVDGAEHSGKAPANLPQTVRVTEVCSDGALLTSELPVSVLLNTAPPEGPDVERISTGTKYALELWLKAMETGPDSTSTQQ comes from the exons ATGCTACAT CGGATAACTTTGGTTGACAGCCGTCCTGAATATATTTACGAATTCAAACCGCTG ATTCCTGAAATGATGGCAAAAGTAAGAAGAGTTTTAGTTTATCTTTCCAAAGAGAACTCGCTGCCACGGTGTGTGGAATTTGTGCAG AGTATCACAGGTCACTTTGCTGGTTGTCATGACGACAGGGTCATGGTCAGCTGTGTCCTGGAGGACAATAAGTTTATTGTGTCTGACCGGGAGGCTGAGGACATTCGCAAAACGCCGGTACTGCTGAGG aGGCCCTCGTTCTGTCCATTCAAGCACCTGTCAGTCAGCGAAGCCTCCATGCTCCCATTGGACATCTTGGACAGGGGCGTGGATGTGGGTGTGGCTGTCTTGCTGCAGTCAGCCAATCAAAAGGTCTTACTGACCAGAAGGGCCTCTAGTCTAGCCATCTTCCCAAATGTCTGGGTCCCGCCAG GGGGTCATTTGGAATTGGATGAAAAG CTGCTGGATGCTGGTCTAAGGGAGCTGCGAGAGGAGACTGGAATCAGTTTGAAACCTGAGGAGTTCTCCTCTCACATGCTTGGTCTATGGGAA tcaGTATTCCCCCCCATGTTGAGTCGAGGGTTGCCACGGAGACATCACATCGTCACCTATCTGCTGTTACAGAGCACACAGACCCACCTGCAGCTCCAG GACAGACTGTGTCCAGAGCCCCGAGAGGTCAGTGGCTGTGTTTGGGTTGACCCCTCCCTGATCCGAGCCATTGTGTCCACTGTCGACGGAGCAGAGCATTCTGGGAAAGCACCTGCCAACCTGCCTCAGACTGTCAG ggtAACGGAAGTCTGTAGTGATGGCGCTCTGCTGACCTCGGAGctccctgtctctgtgctgttGAATACAGCGCCCCCCGAAGGCCCCGATGTGGAACGCATCAGCACTGGGACCAAATATGCTCTGGAGTTGTGGCTGAAAGCCATGGAGACTGGGCCAGACAGCACAAGCACACAGCAATAG
- the LOC117962358 gene encoding nucleoside diphosphate-linked moiety X motif 17-like isoform X5: MLHIPEMMAKVRRVLVYLSKENSLPRCVEFVQSITGHFAGCHDDRVMVSCVLEDNKFIVSDREAEDIRKTPVLLRRPSFCPFKHLSVSEASMLPLDILDRGVDVGVAVLLQSANQKVLLTRRASSLAIFPNVWVPPGGHLELDEKLLDAGLRELREETGISLKPEEFSSHMLGLWESVFPPMLSRGLPRRHHIVTYLLLQSTQTHLQLQDRLCPEPREVSGCVWVDPSLIRAIVSTVDGAEHSGKAPANLPQTVRVTEVCSDGALLTSELPVSVLLNTAPPEGPDVERISTGTKYALELWLKAMETGPDSTSTQQ, from the exons ATGCTACAT ATTCCTGAAATGATGGCAAAAGTAAGAAGAGTTTTAGTTTATCTTTCCAAAGAGAACTCGCTGCCACGGTGTGTGGAATTTGTGCAG AGTATCACAGGTCACTTTGCTGGTTGTCATGACGACAGGGTCATGGTCAGCTGTGTCCTGGAGGACAATAAGTTTATTGTGTCTGACCGGGAGGCTGAGGACATTCGCAAAACGCCGGTACTGCTGAGG aGGCCCTCGTTCTGTCCATTCAAGCACCTGTCAGTCAGCGAAGCCTCCATGCTCCCATTGGACATCTTGGACAGGGGCGTGGATGTGGGTGTGGCTGTCTTGCTGCAGTCAGCCAATCAAAAGGTCTTACTGACCAGAAGGGCCTCTAGTCTAGCCATCTTCCCAAATGTCTGGGTCCCGCCAG GGGGTCATTTGGAATTGGATGAAAAG CTGCTGGATGCTGGTCTAAGGGAGCTGCGAGAGGAGACTGGAATCAGTTTGAAACCTGAGGAGTTCTCCTCTCACATGCTTGGTCTATGGGAA tcaGTATTCCCCCCCATGTTGAGTCGAGGGTTGCCACGGAGACATCACATCGTCACCTATCTGCTGTTACAGAGCACACAGACCCACCTGCAGCTCCAG GACAGACTGTGTCCAGAGCCCCGAGAGGTCAGTGGCTGTGTTTGGGTTGACCCCTCCCTGATCCGAGCCATTGTGTCCACTGTCGACGGAGCAGAGCATTCTGGGAAAGCACCTGCCAACCTGCCTCAGACTGTCAG ggtAACGGAAGTCTGTAGTGATGGCGCTCTGCTGACCTCGGAGctccctgtctctgtgctgttGAATACAGCGCCCCCCGAAGGCCCCGATGTGGAACGCATCAGCACTGGGACCAAATATGCTCTGGAGTTGTGGCTGAAAGCCATGGAGACTGGGCCAGACAGCACAAGCACACAGCAATAG
- the LOC117962358 gene encoding nucleoside diphosphate-linked moiety X motif 17-like isoform X6 gives MMAKVRRVLVYLSKENSLPRCVEFVQSITGHFAGCHDDRVMVSCVLEDNKFIVSDREAEDIRKTPVLLRRPSFCPFKHLSVSEASMLPLDILDRGVDVGVAVLLQSANQKVLLTRRASSLAIFPNVWVPPGGHLELDEKLLDAGLRELREETGISLKPEEFSSHMLGLWESVFPPMLSRGLPRRHHIVTYLLLQSTQTHLQLQDRLCPEPREVSGCVWVDPSLIRAIVSTVDGAEHSGKAPANLPQTVRVTEVCSDGALLTSELPVSVLLNTAPPEGPDVERISTGTKYALELWLKAMETGPDSTSTQQ, from the exons ATGATGGCAAAAGTAAGAAGAGTTTTAGTTTATCTTTCCAAAGAGAACTCGCTGCCACGGTGTGTGGAATTTGTGCAG AGTATCACAGGTCACTTTGCTGGTTGTCATGACGACAGGGTCATGGTCAGCTGTGTCCTGGAGGACAATAAGTTTATTGTGTCTGACCGGGAGGCTGAGGACATTCGCAAAACGCCGGTACTGCTGAGG aGGCCCTCGTTCTGTCCATTCAAGCACCTGTCAGTCAGCGAAGCCTCCATGCTCCCATTGGACATCTTGGACAGGGGCGTGGATGTGGGTGTGGCTGTCTTGCTGCAGTCAGCCAATCAAAAGGTCTTACTGACCAGAAGGGCCTCTAGTCTAGCCATCTTCCCAAATGTCTGGGTCCCGCCAG GGGGTCATTTGGAATTGGATGAAAAG CTGCTGGATGCTGGTCTAAGGGAGCTGCGAGAGGAGACTGGAATCAGTTTGAAACCTGAGGAGTTCTCCTCTCACATGCTTGGTCTATGGGAA tcaGTATTCCCCCCCATGTTGAGTCGAGGGTTGCCACGGAGACATCACATCGTCACCTATCTGCTGTTACAGAGCACACAGACCCACCTGCAGCTCCAG GACAGACTGTGTCCAGAGCCCCGAGAGGTCAGTGGCTGTGTTTGGGTTGACCCCTCCCTGATCCGAGCCATTGTGTCCACTGTCGACGGAGCAGAGCATTCTGGGAAAGCACCTGCCAACCTGCCTCAGACTGTCAG ggtAACGGAAGTCTGTAGTGATGGCGCTCTGCTGACCTCGGAGctccctgtctctgtgctgttGAATACAGCGCCCCCCGAAGGCCCCGATGTGGAACGCATCAGCACTGGGACCAAATATGCTCTGGAGTTGTGGCTGAAAGCCATGGAGACTGGGCCAGACAGCACAAGCACACAGCAATAG